AGGCGTCGCCTTCAAGGAAGAAGAGGCGGAGGAGCCTTCTGCCCGGCTGAAATAACACAAATTGACCGCCCGGTGCCGGGCGGTTGTTTTTATGGCATAAAAAAGACGACACGCTGATGCCAGCCGGTCGTCTTTTTATTTCGACGTTTTACTCTCGCGGTTATGTTCTCGCGATATGCTGAGAAGCACACCCATGCTCGCAAGCGTCACGAGCAGCGAGGAGCCGCCGTGACTGATAAACGGAAGCGTGACGCCCGTAATTGGCATCGCCCCCGTGACTCCGCCGATATTGATGATCGTCTGAACCGCAATCAGCCCGACGATACCTACTCCGACCACTGTTCCGTAAATGTCCGGACACCTCAGCGCGATTAGGAGGCCCCGCCACAGAAAGAACAGATAGAACAGCAGAAACAGCAAGCTGCCGATGAATCCGAATTCTTCGGCGATAACCGGGAAGATGAAATCACTGTAAGCATAGGGCAAATATTTCAGCTTCTGAACGCTGTTTCCGAAGCCTGCGCCTGTTAATCCGCCATGACCGAGCGCTTGCAACGAACGGGACAAATGATACGTGGTTCCCTGCACATCGCCTTCAGGGTTCATAAAGGCGGTAAACCGGTCAATCCGGTAATTCCATGCTTTCGGATTGTTCATAATGGAAATGCTTGCCCATGCAGACACGATGGCGGTAATTATGATTCCGGCAAGAAACAGCTGCTTTAAATTAGCGCCGCCGGCGACAATGATAATGAGAGCGCAAGCGGCAATAACGATACAGGCGCCAAGATCCGGCTGCAGCATAATGAGTCCGCAGATGAAACCGATGACGATGAAGACAGGGAGCAGACCTTTTTTAAAATCTCTAAACTTCTCGCCTTTCTTGGAGATGAGCGAGCCTAAATAAAGGATGAGTCCCAGCTTGGCGAATTCCGTTGGTTGAATGCCAAGCGATCCGATACCGAACCAGCTGCGTGCGCCGTTTCTTTCCTCACCGATGAACGGAACGAGCATAAGCATAATGATGACTGGGATAAAGTAGAGGACATACCCTTTTTTAAACTTTGTATAGTGAATATTCATAATGATAAACATCGCACCTATACCTATAACCGCCCACAACAGCTGCCGTTTGGTGAAGTAAAACGCGTCGAAATTAAAATTTTTGGAAACGACGGCGGTGTTAGAGCTGGCGCTGAACACCATTACGAGTCCAAAACCGACAAGGACCAAAATCAGGACAAGAAGCAAGAAATCCGGCCTGCCGCGCAGGCCGTTCGTC
This is a stretch of genomic DNA from Paenibacillus sp. sptzw28. It encodes these proteins:
- the ftsW gene encoding putative lipid II flippase FtsW, with the protein product MKTKTNGLRGRPDFLLLVLILVLVGFGLVMVFSASSNTAVVSKNFNFDAFYFTKRQLLWAVIGIGAMFIIMNIHYTKFKKGYVLYFIPVIIMLMLVPFIGEERNGARSWFGIGSLGIQPTEFAKLGLILYLGSLISKKGEKFRDFKKGLLPVFIVIGFICGLIMLQPDLGACIVIAACALIIIVAGGANLKQLFLAGIIITAIVSAWASISIMNNPKAWNYRIDRFTAFMNPEGDVQGTTYHLSRSLQALGHGGLTGAGFGNSVQKLKYLPYAYSDFIFPVIAEEFGFIGSLLFLLFYLFFLWRGLLIALRCPDIYGTVVGVGIVGLIAVQTIINIGGVTGAMPITGVTLPFISHGGSSLLVTLASMGVLLSISREHNRESKTSK